TCGTCTTCGCGCACCACGACACAGGAGTCCGAAAAGACATGGTCCGAACTCAGGAAGGGGTACGCAAGGGGGAGCATCTCGCCACAGTGCAGCCGCCACGTctcgccgagacgctcaAAAAGCACCGACGGAGGGACCTCGGTATCGTCCGCGGGCTGCGACGCCTGGTCGTCCGCGGGCTCGTCGGTCGGCTCACTGGGCGCTGGCGTCACAGAGGGCTCGGGCGGGGCATCCGTGGGAGCTTCGGTATGTACAGGCTCCGTAGCGTCGgcctcgctcgccgcaTCCTTGCCATCCTGCGCATCGCCCTTGGCCTCACTCGCATCCTGGGCGCCACGCGCTCCGCTGGGCAGGCCGTGCGTGGCGGCCTGCTCCTTGGTCCGGACGCTCTCCTTGGCAGGCTCTTTTGCACTTTGACCCTCGCCACGCTCTTttgctcgcgcgtcgcctttGCGGCCCTTGTGCCGCACACGCTCTCCACGGTCGCCCGCGTGCATCGgcggcacacgcgcgcCAGGTGCCTCGGCCACCGCACGCGTCTCTGCAGACAGGTGCGGCTCGTTCGGCCGCTCATGGTCGCTCccgtcgctctcgtcgccgccgaccgcaTCACGCAGACTCTTGAACACTTCGACAGTCGCGTGCGTAGAAGTAaccgggcgtgcgcggcgtgcgcggctcggcacacgccgctgccgctcgcgctcgagctcggcctcgcggctGAGCAGATCAAACTGCCGCGCAATGCTCGAAACTTGCGACCGAGACGGTGCCTCGCGGCGTTTCTCGTCCTTGCGCGGCCGTCCTTTCTGTGTCTCCCACGGCGGCCGCAGTGGCATCGACTCGCCGCGGTGGTTCGCAAAGGCGGCAAAGCCCTGGTTTGGCGGGCGTGTCAGACGCAAGTTGGCCGCCttgccgtcgtcgcgccgcttcggcgtgcgccgctgctcgggGGTGCCGTACGGTCCGTGTGGTGCAGACTCAACaggcgtcgtcggccgcgagtTGGGCTCGGTTGACGACgggcggggcggcggctggATCCACTCGGGGTCCGGGCGCTtgggacgcggcgcagcgaggcgcggcgccgccttgggcttctcgagcgtgccgagcgaaCGCGGgtcggtcggcgaggcACCGAGCGGTGCATCCTCGCCAGACACTTTGGGGCTCGCTGCGGGAAGCGTTTCCAACTCGGGCTGCGACGCAGGCAGGTCGACCGCTTCAGGGTCTGTCGCCTGGGCATCCTCGATCGGGAGCGAGACCGTGCGTGCGAGCGGCGAAGGGACGTGTGGCACTGGCGAGGGCGCTGTGAGTGCACCCGAGTCGATCGTATGACTCTTACCGTCGTTCGGCGCAAGAAgcttgccgtcgccggTCTCGTCCGGCGTCGCAACGACCGGCGCACTGGTAAGCACCTTTTCCTCTTTTTCCTTGTCCTGCGtgtcgcggtcgtcgcgcccgcCAAACACGTCCCAGAGGAGGGAAGTGGTGTCGAGCGACATGCGCTTCTCGGACGGCGTGTCGGGtgtcgcctcgtcgctctctTCTGCCTTTTTTACGTGgacggcgagcaggcggcggatCTCGCGCTCCGAGACGGTCGAGCGCTTTTCGAATTCGACAAAGAGCCCGTCCCACTCCACGACCTTGTCCTGgagcacgcggcggacATCGTTCATGCGGATGAGCGCGCGGCCCGAGTCCCAGTACACCTGCATCATCAGGCGCTGGATCTCGGCGCAGTCTGCATGTGCCGCAGCGAGGATctggccgaggagcgcgagggcgCGTGCCTGTGTCTTGGCGAGTGCAGGAACGATGGTGTAAatgcgtgcgctgcgcagctcctgctgcagcgcgctgaTACGCGCACACACCGAGTCCCAGTACTGTACATTGCGCTCAAAGAGACCGACTGCCTCTTCGTTCTTGAGCACATACTGCTTCTCGGGGTAAATGAGCAGATGCATTGGCGGAACAACGACTTCCCACGGCTCGATGGGGTCGGTTAAGAAGCGGATCGCGaggttgcgcagcgcaaagtAGCGCACACTGTCGCGGTAGTAGTCGTGCTGGCACGTCGACGGATGGCATGCGGCATTGGGGTAGAactgcagctcgaggtaCTTGGCAAACGAGAACGACCAgccctcgtcgctgagGTGCGTcaccggcgtcgtgcgctcGCACTGCTTGCAGTAGCTCCAGCAGAGCAGCTGCTTCTCTTCGCCCGGCAGCGGGCACAcgaagcgctcgacgaccatCTGCACGCGCATGCCGCTGTGGACGTACGTGGTATAGTGCACGAGGTTCGCACGGTCGCACGTCTTGGACGCACACGGGTTGACACTCTCGTCGCAtgtgcgctcgaggaactggccgagcggctcgtcgtccgggCCGTAGTACTCAATCGTGTGCAGGGCTGGGCCGGTGCAGATCtgctgcgtcgccgcacACGTCGTCGACACGAGCATCACGAGGTTCTGGTGTGCAAACGGCGAGAGCATCTTGGCCATGTTGGTAACACACGCCTTCCATGAGTGCTGCATTGCCGCAtgctccgcctcgagcaccatGAGCTCTGtctcgtcgtgcgccgacCGGGGATCGAGCAGCGAcacggtcggcggcgcgtcggatCCGGTGAGCGGAAAGATCTCTTcgcggctcggcgtcggcgccgacgtcgccgaggatgGCGCCGGGGACGGCGTGGGATCTGGCACTggccgcgcctcgctccgctccgagcgcggcgaacTCTTCGGCGGGTCGGTCGTGTGCAGCTCCGGCTTTTCCGACTCGGGTGTCTGCTCGCCTTTCTTGCCCTTGGTCTCTTCCTGTGCCCGGATCGCACGGCCCTGCAGCTCGTACATGAGTGTGCTTGGCTTCTCATTGGGGATAGCAGATCGCAGGACGTGCATACGGTCCGTCACATACTTCATGTGCGTCACGAGGTACGGCGGCTGGAGAATCaccgagagcgacgcgctgagGATCAGGCGCTGGTACTTTTTGAGCGTCTCGGTGAGGATGAGCTTGCGGTGCAtatcctcgtcgaggtctgCATGCCCCAGCGTCTGGAGCTCCTCCGGCCCGTGCTGGATATTCATCACGGACCAGTCGAGGACTACACCGAcatcgcggcgcaggtgctcctcgagcttgaGGTTGTAGCCGACAAACACCATTAGCGCAAGGATCGCCttgatgcgccgcagcttggcgatcgacgcgccacgcagcacgagcgcgctgctgaCATCTTTTGACGTGACCTCGATacgcagcagcggcttGCGGCGCCCTGGCTCGTGCGCAAACTCGTACGTGTCCACCGAC
The sequence above is a segment of the Malassezia japonica chromosome 6, complete sequence genome. Coding sequences within it:
- the MDM12_2 gene encoding 1-phosphatidylinositol-3-phosphate 5-kinase (EggNog:ENOG503NX7J; BUSCO:EOG092600X0; COG:T), producing MAIPAERPPDGASLVSFNLLEDREERPPPSFAFASLFDRMRNAFSTAPERDVPDEPSGASPERSASPEKRTRRPGRAIVPLRTVAPSPVPSFTSVSSHAADEPGSPVLTEADSEAEVAQSVPGFPLSRDVLDDTRSLFSTPTPRSEIGDDTVSTFSFRPSYPSADAWIRRFRGEGLSRKYWMADETAKECRDCLLPFTPLRRRHHCRICGQIFCNKCCSNIVPGAKFGHEEAIRTCNQCLHMLEEYDRREMIDAEHRAEALKTEAASPTFVSPTETEYGDLQTPQSQFAATTLFSQDAHTLPRRTSHDDEPDWATVDALNHEELAETSLGDELADGELAPFRANLDADDVPPALAEESFDEVLPTTQAPEAVDETPADPQSPVTPRTTPGSPVRRSTARQKLMRGASRFVTSTALGAPSLVYFLRMLHQVLVAEHMGDVQEWKETVKLLALSVIERIRMRTRNTYLTDIRNFVKIKCMPGGRISDCEFLDGYICTKNVATKKMASFLPVRNARIMVVTFPLEYHRNANQLMSLEPIMAQEHEFIRILVARILDQRPNVVVAEKSVSYYALQLFEEAGVAVFWSMKKSSIDIIARCTQADIVSSIDRLALDPRLGRCACLSVDTYEFAHEPGRRKPLLRIEVTSKDVSSALVLRGASIAKLRRIKAILALMVFVGYNLKLEEHLRRDVGVVLDWSVMNIQHGPEELQTLGHADLDEDMHRKLILTETLKKYQRLILSASLSVILQPPYLVTHMKYVTDRMHVLRSAIPNEKPSTLMYELQGRAIRAQEETKGKKGEQTPESEKPELHTTDPPKSSPRSERSEARPVPDPTPSPAPSSATSAPTPSREEIFPLTGSDAPPTVSLLDPRSAHDETELMVLEAEHAAMQHSWKACVTNMAKMLSPFAHQNLVMLVSTTCAATQQICTGPALHTIEYYGPDDEPLGQFLERTCDESVNPCASKTCDRANLVHYTTYVHSGMRVQMVVERFVCPLPGEEKQLLCWSYCKQCERTTPVTHLSDEGWSFSFAKYLELQFYPNAACHPSTCQHDYYRDSVRYFALRNLAIRFLTDPIEPWEVVVPPMHLLIYPEKQYVLKNEEAVGLFERNVQYWDSVCARISALQQELRSARIYTIVPALAKTQARALALLGQILAAAHADCAEIQRLMMQVYWDSGRALIRMNDVRRVLQDKVVEWDGLFVEFEKRSTVSEREIRRLLAVHVKKAEESDEATPDTPSEKRMSLDTTSLLWDVFGGRDDRDTQDKEKEEKVLTSAPVVATPDETGDGKLLAPNDGKSHTIDSGALTAPSPVPHVPSPLARTVSLPIEDAQATDPEAVDLPASQPELETLPAASPKVSGEDAPLGASPTDPRSLGTLEKPKAAPRLAAPRPKRPDPEWIQPPPRPSSTEPNSRPTTPVESAPHGPYGTPEQRRTPKRRDDGKAANLRLTRPPNQGFAAFANHRGESMPLRPPWETQKGRPRKDEKRREAPSRSQVSSIARQFDLLSREAELERERQRRVPSRARRARPVTSTHATVEVFKSLRDAVGGDESDGSDHERPNEPHLSAETRAVAEAPGARVPPMHAGDRGERVRHKGRKGDARAKERGEGQSAKEPAKESVRTKEQAATHGLPSGARGAQDASEAKGDAQDGKDAASEADATEPVHTEAPTDAPPEPSVTPAPSEPTDEPADDQASQPADDTEVPPSVLFERLGETWRLHCGEMLPLAYPFLSSDHVFSDSCVVVREDEPSSIIAFTLNSKSYREQLQASQDARARTEGAVPPADGQSSAEHLRDLEHELRDTDGTHFGYEFDTGSVKLWCKIFFAEQFEALRHMYGCSESIVQSLSRCFKWDSGGGKSGSAFLKTRDDRLVVKQLSRAEIDGFSKFAPQYFAYVADCKAADRPTTLTKIFGYFRIGFRNAHTGKSLKLDVVVMENLVYGHQVYKIFDLKGSTRNRMRQETGRAYEVLMDENLVQMSQTCPILVREHSKRILRAALYNDSLFLTDMNVMDYSLIVVLDETRNELVIGIIDYLRTYTWDKRVESFVKETAILGGGGKGEPTIITPRQYRMRFLTFLDRYFLMTPDPWVQEGWVL